From Denitrovibrio acetiphilus DSM 12809, the proteins below share one genomic window:
- a CDS encoding glycosyltransferase family 9 protein, with product MKKWLIIQFKQIGDVILTTQLPREIRKLYPQAEVDFLTFSMNKDLLTYNPNIRNVLTVPSGSGFISTIRSALAVRNGHYDVILDTQNTPRSMYSVLFSGAEYKVGFRKSKRRFAYNTFVSSKGAYAGLIKLNMLKSFDTAFSADKYDCSPEVFYTQADKVSMVQKAMACGLKLDKPYITMAPTHKKVTRRWKLKHFADTANWLAETKDLQVVLTYGPGERDYITSGLEGMRLHRNIIVAPPLTLLELAALMSGAEMHIGNDSAPHHMAVSQKTPTFVVIGSTSSGWVHPHKRHTYINLGLDCQPCRSSICRISDEIPCMNDLTFEMIKPELDKFISENKIG from the coding sequence ATGAAAAAATGGCTGATTATACAGTTCAAACAGATAGGCGATGTTATACTGACCACACAACTTCCGCGGGAGATCAGAAAACTCTACCCGCAAGCTGAAGTTGATTTTCTCACATTCAGCATGAATAAAGACCTGCTCACATATAACCCGAATATCCGCAATGTCCTTACCGTCCCTTCCGGCAGTGGTTTCATATCCACTATCCGCTCTGCTCTCGCGGTCAGAAACGGGCACTATGACGTAATCTTAGACACACAGAACACACCGAGGTCTATGTATAGTGTTTTATTTTCCGGTGCAGAATATAAAGTTGGTTTCAGAAAATCCAAGCGAAGATTTGCCTACAACACCTTCGTAAGCAGTAAAGGCGCATATGCCGGACTCATAAAACTCAATATGCTGAAGTCATTTGATACAGCTTTTTCAGCAGATAAATACGACTGTTCTCCAGAGGTCTTTTATACTCAGGCAGATAAAGTCTCTATGGTTCAAAAGGCAATGGCATGCGGGTTGAAACTCGATAAACCATACATAACAATGGCTCCTACTCATAAAAAAGTCACCAGACGCTGGAAACTAAAGCACTTTGCAGATACAGCCAACTGGCTAGCAGAAACTAAAGATTTGCAGGTGGTTCTAACTTACGGGCCAGGTGAGAGGGATTATATTACATCCGGCTTAGAAGGGATGAGACTGCACAGGAACATTATAGTAGCTCCGCCTTTAACTCTGCTGGAGCTTGCAGCTCTCATGTCCGGAGCAGAAATGCATATCGGCAATGACTCAGCCCCGCATCATATGGCTGTATCACAGAAAACCCCGACTTTCGTTGTAATAGGTTCAACATCTTCCGGCTGGGTACATCCTCATAAAAGACATACATATATTAACTTAGGGCTGGACTGTCAACCATGCCGCAGCAGCATTTGCAGGATATCAGACGAGATCCCCTGCATGAATGATTTAACTTTTGAAATGATAAAACCTGAACTTGATAAATTCATAAGTGAAAATAAAATCGGCTGA
- a CDS encoding M23 family metallopeptidase codes for MKPQFRFLIVIMILFAFTATSYANIKTYRVKWGETLYSLLSDKFSPQEILNINKELKELLPDFTLQKGTLIKETENCITLQPNFLTDISINRVADDFELDIVKYPVSTVATVVEGEVTSSLIQAVTDRGESPELAFMLASIYEWEIDFFHALRKGDTFKILVEKQFARNKFVGYGKILAADFLNQGRFIRALYYETAKTKGYFKPDGTSMRKGFLKAPLRYSRISSGYSHSRLHPVTHKVQPHYGVDYAAPTGTPIHATADGRVTEKRYKGYNGNYVKIKHMNGYETLYLHLSRFNKKIHKGSYVRQGDIIGYVGATGRATGPHLDYRIRKNGSYLNPLRFKAPDKKLPSDELENFQMASAVYSERIDNTYIARTNRLTMVR; via the coding sequence ATGAAGCCGCAGTTTAGATTTCTAATCGTAATTATGATTCTTTTTGCTTTTACAGCAACATCTTATGCAAACATTAAAACTTATAGAGTTAAATGGGGGGAAACTCTCTATTCACTTCTTTCTGATAAATTCTCACCTCAGGAAATTCTCAACATAAATAAAGAGCTTAAAGAGCTTTTGCCGGATTTTACACTCCAGAAAGGAACTCTGATCAAAGAAACAGAAAACTGCATCACTCTTCAGCCTAATTTTCTCACTGATATTTCTATAAACAGGGTTGCTGATGACTTCGAACTGGATATCGTAAAATACCCTGTAAGCACCGTTGCAACAGTTGTGGAGGGTGAGGTCACAAGCAGTCTTATTCAGGCTGTCACCGACAGAGGAGAGAGCCCTGAGCTTGCGTTTATGCTTGCGTCCATATATGAATGGGAAATTGACTTTTTCCATGCCCTGCGTAAAGGCGACACTTTTAAAATACTTGTGGAAAAACAGTTTGCACGAAATAAATTTGTTGGTTATGGGAAAATCCTCGCTGCTGATTTTCTGAATCAGGGACGTTTCATACGGGCACTGTATTATGAAACAGCTAAGACCAAAGGTTATTTTAAGCCTGATGGTACTTCAATGCGCAAAGGGTTTCTGAAGGCACCGCTCAGATACAGCAGAATATCATCCGGCTACAGCCACAGCAGGCTGCATCCCGTCACTCATAAAGTTCAGCCTCATTACGGTGTGGATTATGCTGCACCCACAGGCACTCCTATACATGCCACTGCGGACGGGCGTGTTACAGAGAAACGCTATAAAGGGTATAACGGTAACTATGTGAAAATTAAACATATGAATGGTTATGAGACTTTATACCTGCACCTTTCAAGGTTTAATAAGAAAATTCATAAAGGCTCATATGTCCGTCAGGGAGACATCATAGGATATGTCGGTGCGACAGGAAGAGCTACAGGACCCCACCTTGATTATCGCATAAGGAAAAACGGCAGTTATTTGAATCCTCTGAGATTTAAGGCACCGGATAAGAAGCTTCCGTCTGATGAGCTTGAAAATTTTCAGATGGCATCTGCTGTCTACAGCGAGCGTATTGACAATACTTATATAGCTAGAACAAACAGATTAACAATGGTAAGATAA
- a CDS encoding DedA family protein produces the protein MLETFVNFVLGTVSDLGYTGIVVLMALESSFVPFPSEVVVPPAGYLAAQGEMNIYLVILSGLAGSLIGALVNYYIAVFLGRSFLATYGRYFFFPPERLIKIDTYFRKHGEITTFVGRLIPGVRQYISFPAGLGRMNVPMFCFFTSLGAGIWVVVLAVLGYVVGNNIELIKLNLRPITLITLCFVTAIVAVYIYWQRKRRGDEAAV, from the coding sequence ATGCTTGAAACGTTTGTGAACTTCGTTCTGGGGACGGTGTCTGATCTCGGCTATACAGGCATTGTGGTTCTGATGGCTCTGGAGAGCTCGTTTGTTCCTTTCCCAAGCGAAGTTGTTGTCCCCCCTGCGGGGTATCTTGCAGCTCAGGGGGAGATGAACATTTATCTTGTTATCCTCAGCGGTCTTGCCGGCTCACTTATCGGAGCATTGGTGAATTACTATATCGCTGTTTTTCTCGGGCGCTCATTTCTTGCCACTTATGGCAGATATTTTTTCTTTCCACCGGAAAGACTTATTAAAATTGACACATATTTCAGAAAACATGGTGAAATAACGACATTTGTCGGACGGCTTATTCCTGGTGTCCGGCAGTACATCTCTTTTCCGGCGGGGCTTGGCAGAATGAATGTTCCTATGTTCTGCTTTTTCACTTCGCTCGGTGCGGGGATATGGGTTGTTGTTCTGGCTGTGCTTGGCTATGTTGTTGGTAATAATATTGAACTAATTAAATTGAATTTGCGGCCGATAACACTAATAACACTTTGCTTTGTGACTGCTATAGTTGCGGTCTATATCTACTGGCAGAGAAAGAGGAGAGGGGATGAAGCCGCAGTTTAG